From one Solanum stenotomum isolate F172 chromosome 12, ASM1918654v1, whole genome shotgun sequence genomic stretch:
- the LOC125846815 gene encoding cysteine-rich receptor-like protein kinase 44 isoform X4, which produces MGNTAMSLLKWLVILLFQFYYLFDLSIGQSNFTSSVCSTDSNITEFSPNSAYDTNLNTILSSVSRNMDSFGFYNSSIGLNSDTVSVIAQCRGDVQLQACRDCITNATRKILEVCPYKRWAIGYYDRCMLRYSNESIIGNLAIQPRRILFNMVNASSPDEFMQDLRTMLESLRSQASQGGKQKYASNTTQGPDFQTIYALVQCTADLTAQDCFSCLDSGFRSLPDCVCYRKQGLNFLMPSCNFRYEIYSFFDELPTQAPPPLSPPPPPSPLPPPPSGEDDKTNRTVIIISVSTVTVVILVVCITLIMMRRRRRKLVKNIQRIHGDDITTAESFQYDFSTIRAATDNFSSDNKLGQGGFGPVYKGKLPNSQEVAVKRLSSDSGQGDLEFKNEVMLVARLQHRNLVRLLGFCFDGTERLLIYEYVPNASLDHFLFDPVKRRQLDWERRSKIIGGVAKGILYLHEDSRLRIIHRDLKASNVLLDKEMNPKIADFGMARLFTLDETQGNTSRVVGTYGYMAPEYAMHGQFSVKSDVFSFGVLVLEILSGQKNTCFRNGESVEDLLSSAWTNWQEGTAANLIDPMFRGSSGLVRDIMRYIHIALLCVQENIGDRPTMAAVVLMLSSLSLSLPVPSGPAYYTHDNICPEISLIEEYNSRSSEPRELAKSKSISSSRNEASITELYPR; this is translated from the exons ATGGGGAACACAGCTATGAGTTTGTTGAAATGGCTGGTCATTTTACTGTTCCAATTTTATTACCTTTTCGATCTCAGCATAGGCCAGTCTAATTTCACTTCTTCTGTATGTAGTACAGATTCTAATATTACTGAGTTTTCCCCAAATAGTGCATATGACACTAACCTTAACACAATCCTCTCCTCTGTTTCGCGAAATATGGATAGTTTTGGATTCTATAATTCTTCCATAGGCCTAAACTCCGACACGGTTAGTGTCATCGCCCAATGTAGAGGAGATGTACAATTACAGGCATGTCGTGATTGTATAACTAATGCCACTCGTAAGATTCTAGAGGTATGTCCTTACAAGAGATGGGCCATTGGTTATTATGATCGTTGTATGCTACGATATTCAAATGAGTCCATCATAGGCAACCTTGCAATTCAACCAAGAAGAATTTTATTTAACATGGTAAATGCCTCGAGTCCGGATGAATTTATGCAAGATCTAAGAACCATGCTAGAAAGTTTACGAAGTCAAGCTTCACAGGGCGGTAAGCAGAAGTATGCTAGTAATACTACTCAGGGCCCTGATTTTCAGACTATATATGCACTTGTACAGTGCACTGCGGATTTAACAGCTCAAGATTGCTTCAGTTGTTTAGACAGTGGCTTTAGAAGTTTACCTGACTGTGTATGTTATAGGAAGCAGGGTCTCAACTTTCTGATGCCCAGCTGCAATTTTCGGTATGAAATTTACTCCTTTTTTGACGAGCTACCAACCCAAGCTCCACCACCCTTATCACCACCGCCACCTCCATCACCGCTGCCACCGCCACCATCAG GAGAGGATGATAAAACAAATCGAACCGTCATCATTATCAGTGTGTCAACTGTTACAGTTGTTATTCTTGTTGTTTGTATTACTCTCATCATGATGAGGAGGCGAAGGAGGAAGCTAGTGAAAAATATTCAGC GTATACATGGGGATGATATTACCACTGCAGAATCCTTTCAATATGATTTTTCAACAATTAGAGCAGCAACAGATAACTTCTCAAGCGATAATAAATTGGGACAGGGTGGATTTGGTCCTGTGTACAAG GGTAAGCTTCCAAATAGTCAAGAAGTAGCAGTGAAAAGATTGTCATCAGATTCTGGCCAAGGTGATCTGGAATTCAAAAATGAGGTCATGTTGGTTGCTAGACTTCAACACAGGAATTTGGTTAGGTTACTGGGATTTTGCTTCGATGGAACAGAGAGACTTCTTATCTATGAATATGTTCCCAATGCAAGCCTTGACCACTTTTTATTTG ATCCAGTTAAACGTAGGCAATTAGATTGGGAAAGGCGATCCAAAATCATAGGAGGCGTTGCTAAGGGAATTCTTTATCTACATGAGGATTCTAGACTTCGCATAATTCATCGTGATCTCAAAGCAAGTAATGTTCTACTTGATAAAGAAATGAATCCTAAAATTGCAGACTTTGGCATGGCAAGGCTATTTACATTGGATGAAACTCAAGGCAACACAAGTAGAGTTGTCGGGACCTA TGGATATATGGCACCAGAGTATGCAATGCACGGACAATTTTCAGTCAAGTCCGATGTTTTTAGCTTTGGAGTACTAGTCCTAGAAATTTTAAGTGGACAAAAGAACACTTGTTTCAGAAATGGAGAATCTGTGGAAGACCTTCTAAGCTCT GCATGGACGAACTGGCAAGAAGGAACAGCTGCAAATTTGATTGACCCCATGTTTAGGGGAAGTTCAGGACTGGTTCGTGACATAATGAGATACATCCACATTGCTTTATTGTGCGTGCAAGAAAATATTGGTGATAGACCAACTATGGCAGCAGTAGTCCTCATGCTCAGTAGCCTCTCTCTGAGCCTTCCCGTGCCTTCAGGGCCTGCATACTATACACACGACAATATTTGCCCAGAGATTTCACTCATTGAAGAGTACAATTCAAGATCGTCAGAACCTAGAGAATTAGCCAAAAGTAAATCTATTTCTTCATCACGTAATGAGGCATCCATAACTGAGTTATACCCTCGTTAA
- the LOC125846815 gene encoding cysteine-rich receptor-like protein kinase 44 isoform X8: MSFLKWLVFVMFQFNYIFHLSIAQPEFEFHVCADSNITEFSPNSAYDTNLNTTLSSVSRNMDSFGFYNTSIGLNSDTISVIAQCRGDVQLQVCRDCINNATRKILEVCPYKKSAFGYYESCQLRYSNESIIGTVLTNPKNILYSTANASNPDFMEDVRTLLESLRSQASQGGKKKYASNSTRGPDFQTIYALVQCTADLSAESCINCLSAGYRTLPNCECYGKIGLRYRMPSCKFQYEISIFFNQLPTEAPPPLSPPPLPSSLPLQPPPPPPPSGEDDKTNRTVIIISVSTVTVVILVVCITLIMMRRRRRKLVKNIQRIHGDDITTAESFQYDFSTIRAATDNFSSDNKLGQGGFGPVYKGKLPNSQEVAVKRLSSDSGQGDLEFKNEVMLVARLQHRNLVRLLGFCFDGTERLLIYEYVPNASLDHFLFDPVKRRQLDWERRSKIIGGVAKGILYLHEDSRLRIIHRDLKASNVLLDKEMNPKIADFGMARLFTLDETQGNTSRVVGTYGYMAPEYAMHGQFSVKSDVFSFGVLVLEILSGQKNTCFRNGESVEDLLSSAWTNWQEGTAANLIDPMFRGSSGLVRDIMRYIHIALLCVQENIGDRPTMAAVVLMLSSLSLSLPVPSGPAYYTHDNICPEISLIEEYNSRSSEPRELAKSKSISSSRNEASITELYPR; encoded by the exons ATGAGTTTCTTGAAATGGCTGGTTTTTGTAATGTTCcaatttaattacatttttcaCCTCAGCATAGCACAGCCTGAATTCGAATTTCATGTATGTGCAGATTCTAATATTACTGAGTTTTCCCCAAATAGTGCATATGACACTAACCTTAACACAACCCTCTCCTCTGTTTCACGAAATATGGATAGTTTTGGATTCTATAATACTTCCATAGGCCTAAACTCCGACACGATTAGTGTCATCGCGCAATGTAGAGGGGATGTACAATTACAGGTATGCCGTGATTGTATAAATAATGCGACCCGTAAGATTCTAGAGGTATGTCCTTACAAGAAATCGGCCTTTGGTTATTATGAAAGTTGTCAGCTACGATATTCAAATGAGTCCATCATAGGCACCGTGTTAACAAACCCGAAAAACATTTTGTATAGCACGGCAAATGCCTCGAATCCCGATTTTATGGAAGATGTAAGAACCTTGTTAGAAAGTTTACGAAGTCAAGCTTCACAGGGCGGTAAGAAGAAGTACGCTAGTAATAGTACTCGGGGCCCTGATTTTCAGACTATATATGCACTTGTACAGTGCACTGCGGATTTATCAGCTGAAAGTTGCATCAATTGTTTAAGCGCTGGCTATCGAACTTTACCTAACTGTGAATGTTATGGTAAGATTGGTCTCAGATATAGAATGCCCAGCTGCAAATTTCAGTATGAAATTAGCATCTTTTTCAACCAGCTACCGACAGAAGCTCCGCCACCCTTATCACCACCGCCACTTCCATCATCACTGCCTCTGCAGCCGccgccaccaccaccaccatcag GAGAGGATGATAAAACAAATCGAACCGTCATCATTATCAGTGTGTCAACTGTTACAGTTGTTATTCTTGTTGTTTGTATTACTCTCATCATGATGAGGAGGCGAAGGAGGAAGCTAGTGAAAAATATTCAGC GTATACATGGGGATGATATTACCACTGCAGAATCCTTTCAATATGATTTTTCAACAATTAGAGCAGCAACAGATAACTTCTCAAGCGATAATAAATTGGGACAGGGTGGATTTGGTCCTGTGTACAAG GGTAAGCTTCCAAATAGTCAAGAAGTAGCAGTGAAAAGATTGTCATCAGATTCTGGCCAAGGTGATCTGGAATTCAAAAATGAGGTCATGTTGGTTGCTAGACTTCAACACAGGAATTTGGTTAGGTTACTGGGATTTTGCTTCGATGGAACAGAGAGACTTCTTATCTATGAATATGTTCCCAATGCAAGCCTTGACCACTTTTTATTTG ATCCAGTTAAACGTAGGCAATTAGATTGGGAAAGGCGATCCAAAATCATAGGAGGCGTTGCTAAGGGAATTCTTTATCTACATGAGGATTCTAGACTTCGCATAATTCATCGTGATCTCAAAGCAAGTAATGTTCTACTTGATAAAGAAATGAATCCTAAAATTGCAGACTTTGGCATGGCAAGGCTATTTACATTGGATGAAACTCAAGGCAACACAAGTAGAGTTGTCGGGACCTA TGGATATATGGCACCAGAGTATGCAATGCACGGACAATTTTCAGTCAAGTCCGATGTTTTTAGCTTTGGAGTACTAGTCCTAGAAATTTTAAGTGGACAAAAGAACACTTGTTTCAGAAATGGAGAATCTGTGGAAGACCTTCTAAGCTCT GCATGGACGAACTGGCAAGAAGGAACAGCTGCAAATTTGATTGACCCCATGTTTAGGGGAAGTTCAGGACTGGTTCGTGACATAATGAGATACATCCACATTGCTTTATTGTGCGTGCAAGAAAATATTGGTGATAGACCAACTATGGCAGCAGTAGTCCTCATGCTCAGTAGCCTCTCTCTGAGCCTTCCCGTGCCTTCAGGGCCTGCATACTATACACACGACAATATTTGCCCAGAGATTTCACTCATTGAAGAGTACAATTCAAGATCGTCAGAACCTAGAGAATTAGCCAAAAGTAAATCTATTTCTTCATCACGTAATGAGGCATCCATAACTGAGTTATACCCTCGTTAA
- the LOC125846815 gene encoding cysteine-rich receptor-like protein kinase 44 isoform X3, producing the protein MGNTAMSLLKWLVILLFQFYYLFDLSIGQSNFTSSVCSTDSNITEFSPNSAYDTNLNTILSSVSRNMDSFGFYNSSIGLNSDTVSVIAQCRGDVQLQACRDCITNATRKILEVCPYKRWAIGYYDRCMLRYSNESIIGNLAIQPRRILFNMVNASSPDEFMQDLRTMLESLRSQASQGGKQKYASNTTQGPDFQTIYALVQCTADLTAQDCFSCLDSGFRSLPDCVCYRKQGLNFLMPSCNFRYEIYSFFDELPTQAPPPLSPPPPPSPLPPPPSGKDDKTTRTIIIIVVPTVIGVILIVCISVILMRRRRRKLVNDIQSIHGDDISTAESFQYDFSTIRAATDNFSSANKLGQGGFGPVYKGKLPNRQEVAVKRLSADSGQGDLEFKNEVMLVARLQHRNLVRLLGFCLDGTERLLVYEFVPNASLDQFLFDPVKRRQLDWERRSKIIGGVAKGILYLHEDSRLRIIHRDLKASNVLLDEEMNPKIADFGMARLFTLDETQGNTSRIVGTYGYMAPEYAMHGQFSVKSDVFSFGVLVLEILSGQKNTCFRNEESVEDLLSYAWTNWQQGTAANLIDPMFRGSSGLVRDIKRYIHIALLCVQENIGDRPTMAAVVLMLSSLSLSLPVPSGPAYYTHNDINPEISLIKEYNSRSSEPRELAKNKSISSSRNEASITELYPR; encoded by the exons ATGGGGAACACAGCTATGAGTTTGTTGAAATGGCTGGTCATTTTACTGTTCCAATTTTATTACCTTTTCGATCTCAGCATAGGCCAGTCTAATTTCACTTCTTCTGTATGTAGTACAGATTCTAATATTACTGAGTTTTCCCCAAATAGTGCATATGACACTAACCTTAACACAATCCTCTCCTCTGTTTCGCGAAATATGGATAGTTTTGGATTCTATAATTCTTCCATAGGCCTAAACTCCGACACGGTTAGTGTCATCGCCCAATGTAGAGGAGATGTACAATTACAGGCATGTCGTGATTGTATAACTAATGCCACTCGTAAGATTCTAGAGGTATGTCCTTACAAGAGATGGGCCATTGGTTATTATGATCGTTGTATGCTACGATATTCAAATGAGTCCATCATAGGCAACCTTGCAATTCAACCAAGAAGAATTTTATTTAACATGGTAAATGCCTCGAGTCCGGATGAATTTATGCAAGATCTAAGAACCATGCTAGAAAGTTTACGAAGTCAAGCTTCACAGGGCGGTAAGCAGAAGTATGCTAGTAATACTACTCAGGGCCCTGATTTTCAGACTATATATGCACTTGTACAGTGCACTGCGGATTTAACAGCTCAAGATTGCTTCAGTTGTTTAGACAGTGGCTTTAGAAGTTTACCTGACTGTGTATGTTATAGGAAGCAGGGTCTCAACTTTCTGATGCCCAGCTGCAATTTTCGGTATGAAATTTACTCCTTTTTTGACGAGCTACCAACCCAAGCTCCACCACCCTTATCACCACCGCCACCTCCATCACCGCTGCCACCGCCACCATCAG GAAAGGATGATAAAACAACTCGAACCATCATCATTATCGTTGTGCCAACTGTTATAGGTGTTATTCTTATTGTCTGTATTTCTGTCATCTTGATGAGGAGGCGAAGAAGGAAGCTAGTGAATGATATTCAGA GTATACACGGTGATGATATTAGCACTGCAGAATCCTTTCAATATGATTTTTCAACAATTAGAGCAGCAACAGATAACTTCTCAAGCGCTAATAAGTTGGGACAGGGCGGATTTGGTCCTGTGTACAAG GGTAAGCTTCCAAATAGACAAGAAGTAGCAGTGAAAAGATTGTCAGCAGATTCTGGCCAAGGTGATCTGGAATTCAAAAATGAGGTCATGTTGGTTGCTAGACTTCAACACAGGAATTTGGTTAGGTTGCTGGGATTTTGCCTTGATGGAACAGAGAGACTTCTTGTCTATGAATTTGTTCCAAATGCAAGCCTTGACCAATTTTTATTTG ATCCAGTTAAACGTAGGCAATTAGATTGGGAAAGGCGATCCAAAATCATAGGAGGCGTTGCTAAGGGAATTCTTTATCTACATGAGGATTCTAGACTTCGCATCATTCATCGTGATCTCAAAGCAAGTAATGTTCTACTTGATGAAGAAATGAATCCTAAAATTGCAGACTTTGGCATGGCAAGGCTATTTACATTGGATGAAACTCAAGGCAACACAAGTAGAATTGTCGGGACCTA TGGATATATGGCACCAGAGTATGCAATGCACGGACAATTTTCAGTCAAGTCTGATGTTTTTAGCTTTGGAGTACTAGTCCTAGAAATTTTAAGTGGACAAAAGAACACTTGTTTCAGAAATGAAGAATCTGTGGAAGACCTTCTAAGCTAT GCATGGACGAACTGGCAACAAGGAACAGCTGCAAATTTGATTGACCCCATGTTTAGGGGAAGTTCAGGACTGGTTCGTGACATCAAGAGATACATCCACATTGCCTTACTGTGCGTTCAAGAAAATATTGGTGATAGACCAACTATGGCTGCAGTAGTTCTCATGCTCAGTAGCCTCTCTCTGAGTCTACCCGTGCCTTCAGGGCCTGCATACTACACGCACAATGATATTAACCCAGAGATTTCACTTATTAAAGAGTACAATTCAAGATCGTCAGAACCTAGAGAATTAGCCAAAAATAAATCTATTTCTTCATCACGTAATGAGGCATCCATAACTGAATTATACCCTCGTTAA